Genomic DNA from Anaerolineales bacterium:
AATGGCTCCGAGCCGAGTAAAAACGGTTTTCTGCTTGAAGCCGTTGGCCTGGCCGCGGCGCTCTGGTGTTCGTTGGTAAGGTTCCGCCTGCAAGTACTGCTGTCGTTCCGCTAGCATAGCGTTGTCGATCAGGATCCGGATCAGCTTCGGAATGAATTCCAGCCCTTGCTCGATCAGTTTTACCTGCACGTCCTCGGGTATTGTACAATCGGGTTGGTAGGTCATGGTGCCATCCTTTCGTTGGTTTCGTCACCCGAAAGAATACACCAGACCTACCGTTTTTATATCCTGAGTGATTTTACAGAAAGAAGATTACAC
This window encodes:
- a CDS encoding transposase, which produces MTYQPDCTIPEDVQVKLIEQGLEFIPKLIRILIDNAMLAERQQYLQAEPYQRTPERRGQANGFKQKTVFTRLGAI